In one Vibrio sp. VB16 genomic region, the following are encoded:
- a CDS encoding UDP-N-acetylmuramoyl-tripeptide--D-alanyl-D-alanine ligase, protein MIATSLRAIADALNTETIGGDTLINSVSTDTRTIHPGSLFIALVGENFDAHNFCQKAKESGASALLVERKLPVELPQIVVQDTRLALGRLASWVHKQCDIKTVAITGSCGKTTVKEMASSILSLKGKVLATAGNFNNDIGVPLTLLRSQPDFDYAVIELGANHLGEIAYTTDLVRPSVALVNNVAAAHLEGFGSIDGVKEAKGEIYNGLSAGDIAIVNLDSQGEELWEQVLSNKRILSFSMSNISANYYAKNCQLNNQGYASFTMHTPVGEIDVQLSVVGEHNVPNALAATALTMALGSSLTDVAKGLATVVNVKGRVEIIQLSDAIRLIDDSYNASVPAMRAAVKLLSSYMGTRWLVLGYMAELGQESLEFHRQLGEYAAQFNFENVLTFGDEAKVISDICQGLHFSTHSELIDYMWQQLQKTPKHVHTVLIKGANGAHMSAVAEALKEKHK, encoded by the coding sequence ATGATTGCTACCTCATTAAGAGCCATTGCTGACGCCTTAAATACAGAAACAATAGGGGGAGATACGCTCATAAATTCGGTATCTACGGATACGAGAACGATTCATCCAGGATCGTTATTTATTGCATTAGTGGGTGAAAACTTTGATGCACATAATTTTTGTCAAAAAGCGAAGGAAAGCGGAGCCAGCGCGCTTTTAGTGGAAAGGAAATTACCTGTAGAACTACCTCAAATAGTGGTTCAAGATACCCGGTTGGCGTTAGGTAGATTGGCGTCTTGGGTTCATAAACAGTGCGATATAAAAACTGTTGCGATTACAGGAAGCTGTGGAAAAACGACCGTTAAGGAAATGGCTTCTTCCATCTTAAGTTTAAAAGGTAAGGTCCTAGCTACCGCTGGAAACTTTAATAACGACATTGGTGTCCCATTAACATTATTACGTTCTCAGCCAGATTTTGACTATGCAGTTATTGAATTAGGCGCTAATCATCTTGGTGAAATTGCCTATACCACCGATCTGGTTAGGCCAAGTGTTGCACTAGTAAATAATGTAGCTGCAGCGCATTTAGAAGGCTTTGGTTCTATAGATGGTGTTAAGGAGGCGAAAGGCGAGATATATAACGGTCTTTCTGCTGGTGATATCGCCATCGTTAATTTAGATAGCCAGGGAGAGGAGCTATGGGAACAGGTGCTATCAAATAAGCGCATTCTCTCTTTTTCCATGTCGAATATCTCGGCAAATTACTATGCGAAAAATTGTCAATTAAACAACCAAGGGTATGCGAGTTTTACAATGCATACTCCTGTGGGGGAGATTGACGTTCAGCTCTCGGTTGTTGGTGAACATAATGTACCCAATGCTTTAGCAGCAACAGCGTTAACTATGGCATTGGGCTCTTCACTTACAGATGTGGCTAAGGGTTTGGCTACGGTAGTGAACGTGAAAGGCCGTGTAGAAATCATCCAACTAAGTGATGCAATTAGGTTAATAGATGATAGCTATAACGCGAGTGTTCCTGCTATGAGAGCCGCCGTTAAGCTGCTTTCTTCATATATGGGCACTCGTTGGCTTGTTCTCGGTTATATGGCTGAATTAGGTCAAGAAAGTCTTGAATTTCATCGTCAACTCGGAGAATATGCAGCTCAATTTAATTTTGAGAATGTGCTGACCTTTGGTGATGAAGCAAAAGTGATTAGTGATATTTGCCAAGGCCTACATTTTTCTACACACAGTGAGTTGATTGATTATATGTGGCAGCAGTTGCAAAAAACACCGAAGCACGTTCATACTGTGTTGATAAAAGGAGCAAACGGCGCACATATGAGTGCTGTGGCCGAAGCTTTAAAGGAGAAGCATAAATGA
- the ftsL gene encoding cell division protein FtsL translates to MENKPNLAKLIVFDIFRIGVVPFILLVAIFITAMGVVFNTHETRRSITEKDQAYEERERLDNEWRNLILEENALAEHSRVQKMAVEDLEMKRPDADKEVVISSK, encoded by the coding sequence ATGGAGAACAAGCCTAATCTTGCCAAGCTTATTGTATTCGATATATTCAGGATTGGAGTAGTCCCCTTTATTTTGCTGGTGGCGATATTTATCACCGCCATGGGGGTGGTATTCAATACCCATGAAACTCGACGCTCTATAACAGAGAAAGATCAGGCCTACGAAGAGCGGGAACGTCTCGATAATGAATGGCGAAATTTGATATTGGAAGAAAATGCACTTGCGGAACATAGCCGGGTTCAAAAAATGGCGGTTGAAGACCTAGAAATGAAACGTCCTGATGCGGATAAAGAAGTGGTGATTTCTTCCAAATGA
- a CDS encoding penicillin-binding transpeptidase domain-containing protein, with protein sequence MNKRIEKKEEVLLIPWRFYIVIAFVFIVFSALVARVAYIQVIKPDDLIRQGDLRSVRVKSIPSARGIISDKNGEQLAVSVPVQAVWADPVAIFKAGGFEELNRWYALADVLGIKRDVLLKKIEGNKKRRFIYLQRQVSSAMANYISELKLTGVGLNKESRRYYPTGEVSAHVIGVTGIDDHGLEGVERSYDSYLTGEAGKKTIRKDRHGRVVENIALNERKQGKPIQLTIDQRLQAISYQAIKQAVADYRATSGSIIILDVDTGGVLAMVNAPSYNPNNKGQLQSFKMRNRTITDSMEPGSTMKPFVVLAALENGTADYETVVDTGNGLMQIGGSRVRDSSKVGKANLATILKKSSNIGVAKLALDMPLDALLGMYSSVGFGSVSGVDLIGETEGLFPDRRRWSKFEIATLAFGYGIAVTPIQLAHAYATLGSHGLYRALHIVNDNKFEHSQRVMSEEHSMRVLEMLEGVTQQGGTATRAAVSGYRIAAKTGTSRKAIAGGYSDEYVAIVAGVAPVSNPRVAMVVVVNEPQGDQYYGGTVAGPVFSDVMRSTLQILNVAPDAK encoded by the coding sequence ATAAATAAACGCATAGAAAAAAAAGAAGAGGTACTTCTGATACCTTGGCGTTTTTATATCGTTATCGCTTTTGTGTTTATCGTGTTTTCTGCGCTTGTAGCGCGAGTGGCTTATATTCAGGTTATTAAGCCAGATGATCTGATTAGACAAGGTGACTTACGTTCAGTCCGTGTTAAATCCATTCCTTCAGCCCGAGGCATCATATCCGATAAAAATGGTGAACAACTAGCGGTAAGCGTGCCCGTACAGGCTGTTTGGGCCGATCCTGTCGCCATTTTTAAAGCGGGTGGTTTTGAAGAATTAAACCGATGGTATGCCTTAGCTGATGTGCTGGGGATAAAACGCGACGTGTTACTGAAAAAAATAGAGGGCAACAAGAAAAGGCGCTTTATCTATTTGCAGCGGCAAGTAAGCTCAGCGATGGCAAATTATATAAGTGAACTTAAGTTGACGGGAGTTGGCTTAAACAAAGAATCTCGTCGTTATTATCCCACCGGTGAAGTGAGTGCTCACGTTATTGGTGTAACTGGTATTGATGACCATGGTTTAGAGGGTGTTGAACGTAGTTACGACTCATACTTGACGGGTGAGGCGGGTAAGAAAACGATACGGAAAGACAGACACGGTAGGGTGGTTGAAAATATTGCTCTCAATGAGCGAAAACAAGGTAAACCAATACAGCTAACCATAGACCAACGTCTTCAGGCTATATCCTATCAAGCGATCAAACAAGCGGTTGCAGATTACCGTGCAACATCAGGTTCAATTATTATTTTAGACGTTGATACTGGTGGGGTCTTGGCGATGGTGAATGCACCATCCTATAATCCCAACAATAAAGGTCAGTTGCAAAGCTTTAAGATGCGAAATCGAACCATTACGGATTCTATGGAACCGGGTTCCACCATGAAGCCATTTGTCGTATTGGCTGCGCTAGAAAACGGTACCGCAGACTATGAAACGGTTGTTGATACCGGTAACGGTCTTATGCAGATTGGCGGCAGTCGCGTTAGGGATAGCTCTAAAGTTGGTAAAGCGAACCTTGCTACTATACTGAAAAAATCAAGTAATATAGGTGTCGCAAAACTGGCGTTAGATATGCCATTGGATGCCCTATTAGGAATGTACAGCTCTGTCGGTTTTGGATCGGTAAGTGGTGTTGATCTTATCGGTGAAACCGAGGGGCTTTTTCCTGATCGCCGCCGTTGGTCGAAATTTGAGATCGCCACATTAGCATTCGGCTACGGTATTGCCGTTACGCCCATTCAACTAGCACATGCCTATGCTACGCTTGGTAGCCATGGCCTGTACCGAGCGCTTCATATCGTCAACGATAATAAATTTGAACACTCTCAACGTGTGATGAGTGAAGAGCATTCTATGAGGGTATTAGAAATGCTCGAAGGTGTGACACAACAAGGTGGCACCGCCACTCGAGCCGCTGTGTCAGGTTACCGAATTGCTGCGAAAACAGGTACCTCTAGAAAAGCAATCGCTGGTGGTTACAGTGATGAGTATGTGGCAATCGTAGCGGGTGTCGCACCTGTCAGTAACCCGAGAGTTGCCATGGTTGTTGTCGTTAATGAACCTCAGGGCGACCAATACTATGGCGGTACTGTTGCAGGACCAGTGTTCTCGGATGTAATGAGGTCAACACTGCAAATTCTAAACGTGGCTCCGGATGCCAAATAA
- the murE gene encoding UDP-N-acetylmuramoyl-L-alanyl-D-glutamate--2,6-diaminopimelate ligase: MLNKQSLLSLLSPWLESHEKENKESASKVFDDKNDFLQGIEVVNLELDSRKVRKGDTFVAILGHAIDGRAFIDKAVEKGANAVIAQACQEHVHGTVEYHNGCPIIYIEQLNLHLSDLSSRIYLCNSKLIAVTGTNGKTTITQLIAQWIELVEKRAAVMGTTGNGFLENLQVSANTTGSAIDIHRTLAQLSDLGADYAALEVSSHGLVQGRVKALPFSAGVFTNLSRDHLDYHGTMEAYAEAKLALFTQHHCNKAIINADDEVGVQWLTQLPQAVAVSIESQPSHVLSLWARSVEYSDSGIRLSIDGSWGDGEFTVPLIGEFNASNVLLSLATLLSLGFDKQVLLDCAKNLQPVIGRMELFQAENRAKIVVDYAHTPDALEKALMALRVHCVGQLWVIFGCGGDRDTGKRPMMAEIAERLADHVILTDDNPRNEDPRSIFKDMLAGLNTPHLVQTEHDRYQALLLASDNANSNDIILLAGKGHEDYQVLENETIHYSDRESAFKILGINQ, translated from the coding sequence ATGCTTAACAAGCAAAGTTTACTGTCGCTTTTATCTCCTTGGTTAGAGAGTCATGAGAAAGAGAATAAAGAGTCAGCGAGTAAAGTGTTTGATGATAAGAATGACTTTTTGCAAGGAATAGAAGTCGTTAACTTGGAGTTAGATAGTCGCAAAGTTCGCAAAGGTGATACCTTTGTTGCGATCTTAGGGCATGCAATCGACGGTAGAGCGTTTATTGATAAAGCGGTCGAAAAAGGCGCGAATGCTGTGATCGCTCAGGCCTGTCAAGAGCATGTTCATGGTACGGTGGAGTATCATAATGGCTGCCCAATTATCTACATTGAACAACTTAATCTTCATTTATCTGATTTGTCTAGTCGGATTTATTTGTGTAATTCAAAACTGATTGCTGTGACTGGGACGAATGGAAAAACAACCATTACTCAGCTTATTGCCCAGTGGATCGAATTAGTAGAAAAACGTGCGGCGGTGATGGGTACGACAGGGAATGGTTTTCTAGAAAACCTGCAAGTATCAGCCAATACGACAGGCAGTGCGATTGATATCCATAGAACATTAGCACAACTTTCCGATTTAGGTGCCGATTATGCAGCACTTGAAGTTTCCTCCCATGGATTGGTTCAAGGACGAGTAAAGGCCTTACCTTTTTCAGCTGGCGTATTTACCAATCTAAGTAGAGACCACCTTGATTACCATGGGACGATGGAAGCGTACGCAGAGGCTAAACTGGCGCTTTTTACACAGCACCATTGTAACAAAGCAATCATCAATGCTGACGACGAAGTTGGTGTTCAATGGTTGACTCAACTTCCGCAAGCCGTTGCCGTTTCTATTGAAAGTCAGCCATCTCATGTGCTTTCTTTATGGGCGAGAAGTGTTGAGTATTCTGACTCTGGGATCCGATTGTCTATTGACGGCAGCTGGGGGGACGGTGAGTTTACCGTACCATTGATAGGTGAGTTCAACGCCTCTAATGTATTACTCAGTTTAGCTACCTTGCTGTCGTTAGGTTTTGACAAGCAAGTGTTATTAGATTGCGCTAAAAACCTGCAACCCGTCATCGGAAGGATGGAGCTTTTTCAGGCTGAAAATAGAGCCAAAATAGTGGTTGATTATGCACATACTCCAGATGCCTTAGAAAAGGCATTGATGGCACTTCGAGTGCACTGTGTAGGCCAACTATGGGTTATTTTTGGTTGTGGTGGAGATAGAGATACTGGTAAACGACCTATGATGGCCGAGATAGCGGAACGTTTGGCAGACCATGTGATTTTAACTGACGATAACCCACGTAATGAAGATCCTAGAAGTATATTTAAAGACATGCTTGCTGGGCTAAATACTCCTCATCTTGTTCAGACAGAGCATGACCGATATCAGGCGTTACTATTGGCAAGTGACAACGCCAATAGTAACGACATTATTCTTTTAGCAGGTAAAGGGCACGAAGATTATCAAGTGCTCGAGAATGAAACCATACACTATTCTGATCGCGAATCTGCTTTTAAGATATTAGGAATAAATCAATGA
- the rsmH gene encoding 16S rRNA (cytosine(1402)-N(4))-methyltransferase RsmH translates to MTEPFQHISVLLNESIDGLAIKPDGVYIDGTFGRGGHSRTILSKLGGNGRLFSIDRDPTAIAEANKINDPRFTIIHGPFSKMADYAEDFGLTGKVDGVLLDLGVSSPQLDDAERGFSFMKDGPLDMRMDPTTGISASQWLMQADVDDISWVLKEFGEERFAKRIARAIIAHREDDEKEPLSRTSHLAKLISDASPSREKKKHPATRSFQAIRIYINSELEEIDTALKGALSVLAPEGRLSVISFHSLEDRMVKRFMRKESRGPEVPHGIPLTEDQIKKLGSAALKTVSKAIKPSSQEVEVNNRSRSSMLRIAEKL, encoded by the coding sequence ATGACCGAACCATTCCAACATATTTCTGTATTACTTAATGAATCTATCGATGGTTTAGCGATTAAACCAGACGGCGTATATATCGATGGTACATTTGGTCGTGGAGGGCATAGCCGCACTATTTTGTCTAAACTAGGTGGAAACGGCCGTCTTTTTAGTATTGACCGAGATCCAACGGCTATAGCGGAAGCGAATAAAATAAATGACCCGCGCTTTACCATCATTCATGGGCCTTTTTCTAAAATGGCCGATTATGCTGAAGATTTCGGCCTTACCGGTAAGGTCGATGGTGTTTTGCTTGATCTTGGTGTCTCTTCACCACAGTTAGATGACGCTGAACGTGGCTTCAGCTTTATGAAAGATGGTCCGCTAGATATGAGAATGGATCCGACGACAGGTATTTCTGCGTCTCAGTGGTTAATGCAAGCCGATGTCGATGATATATCCTGGGTATTAAAAGAATTTGGTGAAGAGAGATTTGCAAAGCGTATTGCCCGCGCCATTATTGCGCATCGTGAAGATGATGAAAAAGAACCGCTAAGCCGTACTAGCCATTTGGCTAAACTTATTTCAGATGCCTCTCCGTCAAGAGAGAAAAAGAAACATCCTGCCACACGAAGCTTTCAAGCAATTAGAATCTATATCAATAGTGAGCTTGAAGAAATTGATACCGCACTTAAAGGTGCACTGAGCGTTTTGGCTCCAGAGGGAAGACTTTCTGTTATCAGTTTTCATTCTCTAGAAGATCGAATGGTTAAACGCTTTATGAGAAAAGAGAGTCGAGGACCTGAAGTTCCACACGGGATACCACTGACTGAAGACCAAATAAAAAAATTGGGCAGTGCTGCACTTAAAACGGTCAGCAAGGCGATTAAACCATCGAGTCAAGAAGTAGAAGTAAATAACCGTTCTCGTAGTTCAATGCTAAGGATTGCAGAGAAATTATAA